The Streptococcus mitis genome has a segment encoding these proteins:
- a CDS encoding polysaccharide polymerase codes for MKKINIENLLVNIVVAIVVFFSAISTTMLDRTFFQVKANYLFVVVLLLGLRFLYKMRISYKYLVLSILLLLTGIVVYLQTGRLNFLVYSTLLVFLVNVDMKVILKNYIFVSSIVLIVVFILSLLGIVPNLQYNRGGVIRNSFGFIYPTDFASHCFYLFIAYSYLLKDRLIWMRSIVGLLLAAFVIKYCDARLNALSILLATIIYIYFYVVGEKKLRIYAILPYSVLIFSSLMMYLSYMFSWSSPFLVSINKLITGRLALGRNAFSSFTLNLFGTRDVLFIGSGGKTEAVIGYNYVDSSYVQMLFTYGIVPVVLLIIIYIISAKEQYRKGQYLYVAILSIIALNCMIEAFWFVPSFNIFIFMLFSTNTFDRIKLNDNFSQIIA; via the coding sequence ATGAAAAAAATAAATATTGAAAACCTACTGGTTAACATTGTTGTAGCGATAGTGGTATTTTTTAGTGCTATATCTACAACAATGTTGGATAGGACTTTTTTTCAAGTCAAAGCAAATTATCTGTTTGTAGTTGTATTGCTTTTAGGACTTCGATTTTTGTATAAAATGAGAATTTCTTACAAATATCTGGTATTATCTATCTTACTTCTCTTAACAGGAATTGTAGTATATTTACAAACTGGTAGGCTTAATTTTCTTGTTTATTCGACATTACTAGTTTTTTTAGTCAATGTTGATATGAAAGTAATTTTGAAAAATTATATTTTTGTCTCTAGTATAGTATTGATAGTTGTATTTATATTATCACTTTTAGGAATAGTCCCAAATTTACAATATAATCGAGGGGGAGTGATTCGAAATTCATTTGGATTTATTTATCCTACCGATTTCGCTTCCCATTGTTTCTATTTATTTATAGCTTATTCTTATTTATTAAAAGATAGATTGATTTGGATGAGATCAATTGTGGGACTTTTACTAGCTGCATTTGTTATTAAATATTGTGACGCACGCTTAAATGCATTGTCTATTTTATTAGCAACGATTATTTATATATATTTTTATGTTGTTGGAGAAAAGAAACTTCGCATCTATGCAATACTCCCATATTCAGTACTGATTTTTTCATCGTTAATGATGTATTTATCTTATATGTTTTCTTGGAGTTCACCTTTTCTGGTTTCAATTAATAAATTAATTACGGGTAGGTTAGCGTTAGGAAGAAATGCATTTAGTTCCTTTACTTTAAATTTATTTGGTACTAGAGATGTTTTGTTTATTGGTTCAGGTGGAAAGACGGAAGCGGTAATTGGATATAACTATGTAGATTCCTCTTACGTCCAGATGCTGTTTACATATGGTATTGTTCCCGTAGTGTTACTAATTATAATTTATATCATTTCAGCGAAAGAGCAGTATAGAAAAGGTCAATATTTATATGTGGCAATTCTTTCTATAATTGCTTTGAACTGTATGATTGAAGCATTTTGGTTTGTCCCTTCATTCAATATTTTTATATTTATGTTGTTTTCAACAAATACTTTTGATAGGATTAAATTAAATGATAATTTTTCACAGATTATTGCTTAA
- a CDS encoding flippase translates to MKVLKNYAYNLSYQLLTIVLPFITTPYVTRVFSSNDLGTFGYFNSIVAYFIFLATLGVANYGTKEISAHRNNIPSNFWGIYTLQFTATCISIFLYIGLCFSFSFMQNPVAYILVLSLLSRGLDITWLFQGLEDFRKITVRNITVKLIGVISIFLFIKSQNDLYLYVFLLTIFEFLGQLSMWLPALEFIGKPQFDFNYAKKHLKPVILLFLPQIAISLYVTLDRTMLGALASTTDVGIYDQALKLVNILLTLVTSLGSVMLPRVSNLLSKGNNEAVNRMHQVSFLIYNLVIFPIIAGMLIVNNDFVKFFLGNDFQDARYAIAIMIFRMFFIGWTNIMGIQILIPHNKNKEFMTSTTVPAIISVGLNLILLPKFGYIGASVVSVLTEALVWFIQLYFTREYLREVPIFASMFKILSASILMYFALSLLKTGMHFAPLVNVVICAVIGGILYILQILLFRVVSLKELKEQLFNK, encoded by the coding sequence ATGAAGGTTTTAAAAAACTATGCTTACAATCTCTCTTATCAATTACTAACCATTGTACTACCTTTCATAACAACACCGTATGTTACAAGGGTTTTCAGTTCAAATGATTTAGGAACTTTTGGCTATTTTAATTCGATTGTTGCTTACTTTATTTTTTTGGCAACATTAGGAGTAGCTAATTATGGGACAAAAGAGATTTCAGCTCATAGAAATAATATCCCTAGTAATTTTTGGGGTATTTATACCTTGCAGTTTACTGCGACTTGTATATCGATATTTCTATATATTGGTCTGTGCTTTTCATTTTCATTTATGCAAAATCCAGTAGCTTATATATTGGTATTATCTCTATTATCTAGGGGATTAGATATTACTTGGCTTTTTCAAGGACTAGAAGATTTTAGGAAGATAACTGTTAGAAATATCACTGTCAAACTCATAGGTGTTATTTCAATATTTTTGTTCATAAAGTCTCAGAATGATTTATATCTATATGTCTTTTTATTAACTATATTTGAATTTTTGGGACAATTAAGTATGTGGCTGCCAGCTCTAGAATTTATAGGTAAGCCACAATTTGATTTCAATTATGCCAAGAAACATCTTAAACCGGTGATATTACTGTTTTTACCTCAAATAGCAATATCTTTGTATGTTACTTTAGATAGAACAATGCTCGGTGCTTTAGCATCAACTACTGATGTTGGTATTTATGATCAAGCTTTAAAATTGGTGAATATTTTACTTACTTTGGTAACTTCTCTGGGAAGTGTCATGCTTCCACGTGTTTCAAATCTTTTATCAAAAGGAAATAATGAAGCCGTGAATCGAATGCATCAGGTATCTTTTTTAATTTACAATTTGGTAATTTTTCCAATTATTGCGGGCATGCTAATTGTTAATAATGATTTTGTAAAATTTTTCTTGGGCAATGACTTCCAAGATGCTAGGTATGCAATAGCAATTATGATTTTTAGAATGTTTTTTATTGGGTGGACGAATATTATGGGAATCCAAATTTTGATACCTCATAATAAAAATAAAGAATTTATGACTTCAACTACGGTTCCAGCAATTATTAGTGTGGGATTAAATCTGATCTTACTACCTAAATTTGGCTATATTGGTGCATCAGTTGTATCGGTATTGACGGAAGCCTTAGTATGGTTCATTCAATTATATTTTACAAGAGAATATCTGAGAGAAGTGCCAATTTTTGCTTCAATGTTTAAAATACTTTCAGCGTCTATCCTTATGTATTTTGCTCTTTCATTGTTAAAGACAGGTATGCATTTTGCACCATTGGTTAATGTTGTTATATGTGCAGTCATAGGGGGAATACTTTATATTCTGCAAATCTTATTATTTAGAGTAGTTAGTCTAAAAGAGTTAAAAGAGCAATTATTTAATAAGTAA
- a CDS encoding glycosyltransferase family 2 protein: MDQISIVVPVYNVENCLSYCVESLRQQTYKNIEIILVDDGSTDSSGEICDQYAREDDRIKVLHIENGGLSNARNTGVKESSTDWIVFIDSDDYYDHRAIEYLVELRDKYRVDLVATPVIEVRNYENSDFLGDFREKYSGKLDRRTALEQMFYGNYVGTHSGGKLYKKEILLRFPYPNGMLYEDLALAYEHIAFCENIAVSDLNLYKYYRRPGSIVNSKYSDRLLDFYKAMEWNRSYVERDYSGDRDMRRALNVRYVFNGLHIVHAMLSSDMYAEVNKIRKEYIQYFKDVIPNSNVTRKNKLKYILFLVSAKLYKKVRGKMG, from the coding sequence ATGGATCAGATTTCTATTGTTGTACCAGTGTACAATGTTGAGAACTGTTTGAGTTATTGTGTAGAAAGTCTAAGACAACAAACATATAAAAATATTGAAATAATCCTAGTAGATGATGGTTCGACGGATAGTTCTGGAGAAATTTGTGACCAATATGCTCGAGAAGATGACAGAATAAAAGTTCTGCATATTGAAAATGGGGGATTGTCCAATGCCCGCAATACTGGGGTAAAAGAATCTTCAACAGATTGGATTGTTTTCATTGATTCAGACGATTATTATGACCATAGAGCCATTGAATATTTAGTAGAACTTAGAGATAAGTATAGAGTTGATCTTGTAGCAACTCCAGTGATTGAAGTTAGAAACTATGAAAATAGTGATTTCCTAGGAGATTTCAGAGAGAAATATTCTGGAAAATTAGATCGTAGAACAGCTTTAGAACAAATGTTTTATGGAAATTATGTTGGGACACATTCAGGTGGTAAACTATATAAGAAAGAAATCTTATTAAGGTTTCCATATCCTAATGGGATGTTGTATGAAGATTTAGCTCTTGCTTATGAGCATATTGCTTTCTGTGAAAATATTGCTGTTAGTGATCTAAATCTTTATAAATACTATCGAAGACCAGGAAGTATTGTAAATTCTAAGTATAGTGATCGTCTCTTAGATTTTTACAAGGCAATGGAATGGAATAGAAGTTATGTTGAACGAGACTATTCAGGTGATAGGGATATGAGAAGAGCCTTGAATGTTCGCTATGTTTTTAATGGTCTGCATATTGTACATGCTATGCTTAGTTCAGATATGTATGCTGAAGTTAATAAAATTAGAAAAGAATACATTCAATATTTCAAAGATGTTATTCCGAATTCAAATGTTACAAGGAAAAATAAATTGAAATATATATTGTTTCTCGTATCTGCAAAATTGTATAAAAAAGTCAGAGGGAAAATGGGTTAG
- the wecB gene encoding non-hydrolyzing UDP-N-acetylglucosamine 2-epimerase, with protein MKKVMLVFGTRPEAIKMCPLVNELKKNDSIKTLVCVTGQHKEMLEQVLDVFKVVPDYDLGIMKANQTLFTITTSILDKIQAVLEQEKPDIVLVHGDTTTTFATALAAFYMGIKVGHVEAGLRTYNLQSPFPEEFNRQTTSIISDFNFAPTEVAKENLLKEGRENIYVTGNTVIDALKITVQDHYDHPILEWAKDSKLIMLTAHRRENLGQPMENMFNAVNRILNEFEDVKVVYPIHKNPKVRELASKVFGDNERMKIIEPLEVIDFHNFMNQSYMILTDSGGVQEEAPSLGKPVLVMRDTTERPEGIAAGTLKLVGTEEENIYTNFKLLLEDETEYSKMSKASNPYGDGKACERIVDIILEGLS; from the coding sequence ATGAAAAAAGTAATGTTAGTTTTTGGGACGCGTCCAGAAGCAATAAAAATGTGTCCCTTAGTGAATGAACTGAAGAAAAATGATTCAATCAAGACACTTGTGTGTGTAACTGGTCAACATAAAGAAATGTTAGAGCAAGTTTTAGATGTCTTTAAAGTTGTTCCTGATTATGATTTGGGAATTATGAAGGCAAATCAAACACTATTTACAATCACGACAAGTATTTTAGATAAAATTCAAGCAGTTTTAGAGCAGGAAAAACCAGATATTGTTCTTGTTCATGGGGATACTACAACCACTTTTGCGACAGCTTTAGCTGCATTTTACATGGGAATTAAAGTTGGACATGTAGAGGCAGGATTGAGAACTTATAATCTTCAAAGCCCATTTCCTGAAGAATTCAATCGTCAGACTACTTCAATTATTTCGGATTTCAATTTTGCTCCGACAGAAGTGGCTAAAGAAAATCTTCTAAAAGAGGGAAGAGAGAATATCTATGTTACTGGAAATACTGTCATCGATGCCTTAAAGATAACCGTTCAAGATCATTATGACCATCCTATTTTGGAGTGGGCTAAGGACAGTAAACTAATCATGCTAACAGCCCATAGACGTGAAAATCTTGGCCAACCCATGGAAAATATGTTTAACGCAGTTAATCGTATCCTGAATGAATTTGAAGATGTTAAAGTCGTATATCCTATTCATAAGAATCCTAAGGTTCGTGAGTTAGCAAGTAAGGTGTTTGGTGACAATGAACGTATGAAAATCATTGAACCTCTAGAAGTCATTGATTTTCATAATTTTATGAATCAAAGCTACATGATTTTAACAGATTCGGGTGGTGTACAAGAAGAAGCACCTTCTTTAGGTAAACCAGTATTGGTAATGCGTGATACAACAGAACGTCCAGAGGGGATTGCTGCAGGCACTTTGAAATTAGTAGGAACAGAAGAAGAAAATATTTATACTAATTTCAAACTGCTTCTAGAAGATGAAACAGAGTACAGCAAGATGAGTAAAGCAAGTAATCCATATGGAGATGGAAAAGCTTGTGAGCGTATTGTTGATATCATTTTGGAAGGATTATCATAA
- a CDS encoding glycosyltransferase family 4 protein has protein sequence MRNEKRKNNILHISRTMDIGGAERIVYQLSSDLKDEFDSVHVASTGGLWEPELETQGIIHHKIQDIDSKNPLTVLKLLLEIYQIIKTNDITLVHTHHRMAAFYIRLLKLINPKLVHVYTAHNVFKDKLSLYRFSLKNAYSIAVGQAVNQNLKDDVGVANSTVIYNGVILKQSNRQVDEIMKFDGIKLGCIARLSEQKGLTYLLDAISLISDEKLRLFIVGDGELRDELENKVKELNLEDKVSFLGYRQDIVECINSFDFLVSSSLFEGLALNVIEAFMNGKTMVATDIPGINEVVTKENGILVPAKDARSLASAIESLATDSTLRTRLAYQAKKDYEEKFSYPLFLENYRKFYQKLMGDSK, from the coding sequence ATGAGAAACGAAAAACGAAAAAATAATATTTTACATATTTCACGAACGATGGATATTGGTGGTGCTGAGAGAATCGTGTACCAGTTGAGTTCTGATTTGAAAGATGAGTTTGATAGTGTCCATGTTGCTTCTACAGGAGGCCTTTGGGAACCAGAATTAGAGACCCAAGGAATTATCCATCATAAAATTCAAGATATAGACAGCAAAAATCCTCTTACTGTGTTGAAATTGCTTCTTGAAATTTATCAAATTATTAAGACAAATGATATTACTCTGGTTCATACGCATCATCGAATGGCAGCTTTTTATATTCGTTTGTTAAAACTGATTAATCCGAAGCTAGTCCATGTTTACACTGCTCATAATGTCTTTAAAGATAAGTTGTCTTTATATAGATTTTCACTGAAAAATGCCTATAGTATTGCAGTTGGTCAAGCAGTTAATCAAAATTTGAAAGATGATGTGGGAGTTGCAAATAGCACTGTTATTTATAACGGAGTAATCTTGAAACAGTCAAATAGACAAGTTGATGAGATTATGAAGTTTGATGGAATCAAGCTAGGCTGTATTGCAAGATTATCTGAACAAAAAGGTTTGACTTATCTGCTTGATGCGATATCTTTGATTTCAGATGAAAAACTGCGTTTATTTATCGTTGGGGATGGAGAGCTAAGAGACGAATTAGAAAACAAGGTTAAAGAACTAAATCTGGAAGATAAAGTATCTTTTTTAGGGTATAGACAGGATATAGTGGAATGCATTAATAGTTTTGATTTCCTAGTGTCTTCGTCATTATTTGAAGGCTTGGCTCTAAATGTTATCGAAGCATTTATGAATGGAAAAACCATGGTTGCGACAGATATTCCTGGCATTAATGAAGTTGTTACAAAAGAAAATGGGATCTTGGTTCCTGCTAAAGATGCTAGGTCCTTAGCTTCTGCTATTGAGAGTCTGGCGACTGACTCAACTCTTAGAACAAGGTTAGCTTATCAAGCTAAAAAAGATTATGAAGAGAAGTTTAGTTATCCTTTATTTTTAGAGAATTATCGTAAATTTTATCAAAAACTAATGGGAGATTCAAAATGA
- a CDS encoding WecB/TagA/CpsF family glycosyltransferase: MGVRIDPLTMDETVQAVEKFIIEQRPLHLMGVNADKINQCQSDEAIKKIVNESEIINADGASVVLASRFLGYQVPERVAGIDLMQRLLKLADEKSYSVYFFGAKEEVLQDMLQNFKEEYPNLRVVGHRNGYFSEEDEQDIQEDIREKNPDFVFVGITSPKKEYIIQKFMDNGVNSIFMGVGGSFDVLSGHIQRAPLWMQKSNLEWLFRVANEPKRLFKRYFVGNVTFIKRVLDEKRKTKK, translated from the coding sequence ATGGGGGTCAGGATTGACCCTTTAACAATGGATGAAACAGTACAAGCGGTTGAAAAATTTATCATTGAACAACGTCCTCTTCATTTAATGGGCGTAAATGCTGATAAGATTAACCAATGTCAATCAGATGAAGCCATTAAGAAGATAGTTAACGAGTCTGAGATCATCAATGCAGATGGTGCATCAGTAGTTCTAGCTTCTCGATTTTTGGGCTACCAAGTTCCAGAACGAGTTGCTGGAATTGATTTAATGCAAAGATTATTAAAATTAGCCGATGAAAAATCTTATTCAGTGTATTTCTTTGGTGCTAAAGAAGAAGTTTTGCAAGATATGCTACAAAATTTTAAAGAAGAGTATCCCAATCTACGAGTTGTTGGACATCGCAATGGTTATTTTTCTGAGGAAGATGAACAAGATATTCAGGAAGATATTCGTGAAAAGAATCCCGACTTTGTATTTGTTGGAATTACTTCACCTAAAAAAGAATACATCATCCAAAAATTTATGGATAATGGAGTGAATTCTATTTTTATGGGTGTAGGTGGTAGTTTTGATGTATTGTCTGGTCACATTCAGCGTGCCCCACTTTGGATGCAGAAATCAAACTTGGAGTGGTTGTTCCGAGTTGCTAATGAACCAAAGCGTCTCTTTAAACGATACTTTGTAGGGAATGTTACCTTTATTAAGCGAGTTTTAGATGAGAAACGAAAAACGAAAAAATAA
- a CDS encoding LicD family protein → MNKVREIQLGELSLLKSFIAICSKYNLRYYALGGTLLGAIRHKGFIPWDDDMDLGMPRKDYEKFLSICNKELPEHVVLRLHDDNLGNTSIMDTSLQIPFGDELCSPFIDIFPLDGYPDDRFHYFIQTNKIKFYRALSKISVIDRLHDRDRGSFENAIVSISKVLKLNKLLKTATINNKLQNLIKQYDFETSSIVGNVLGSYRERELARKEVFGEPQLLEFENLEISCHANPDEYLTKIYGDYMKLPEEAERKGHFESTWGD, encoded by the coding sequence ATGAATAAAGTGAGGGAAATTCAACTAGGAGAATTATCTTTATTGAAAAGTTTTATTGCTATTTGTAGTAAATATAACTTAAGATATTATGCTTTGGGAGGAACATTGCTAGGAGCAATTCGTCATAAAGGATTTATTCCTTGGGATGATGATATGGATTTAGGAATGCCTCGAAAAGATTATGAAAAATTCTTGTCTATTTGTAACAAGGAACTTCCAGAACATGTTGTTTTGAGACTTCATGATGATAATTTAGGTAATACCTCTATTATGGATACATCCTTACAAATTCCATTTGGAGATGAACTATGTAGTCCATTCATAGATATTTTCCCTTTGGATGGTTATCCAGATGATCGTTTTCATTATTTTATTCAAACAAACAAAATTAAATTCTATCGTGCACTTTCTAAAATTTCGGTAATCGATCGTTTACATGACAGAGATCGGGGAAGTTTTGAAAATGCAATTGTGAGTATATCAAAAGTTTTGAAATTAAATAAACTTCTAAAAACAGCCACTATTAACAACAAATTACAAAATCTAATTAAACAATATGATTTTGAAACTAGTTCAATAGTAGGGAATGTACTAGGTTCATACAGAGAACGTGAACTTGCTAGAAAAGAAGTATTCGGTGAACCACAATTACTAGAGTTTGAGAACTTAGAAATAAGTTGCCATGCAAATCCAGATGAATATTTAACAAAAATATATGGTGATTACATGAAGTTACCCGAAGAAGCAGAACGTAAGGGTCATTTCGAGTCTACATGGGGAGATTAA
- a CDS encoding sugar transferase: protein MEEKGIKISLAVIQSFIVVLLGYSLSFVKETDILSTTMIVLYILHYIVFYFSDYGQDFFRRGNLIEFVCLAKYIIFFALAISLSNFFLEERFSISRRGMVYFLTLHSILMYLVNICIKYYSKRIFPNLKWSKKLFLITATSRVEKVMDKLLDAGDFFGELVAVSVLDKPNFQHDIITVVPVEDILNFATHEVVDEVFINLPSEEYDIGEFISRFETMGIDVTVNLNAFDHNLGRDKKIRGMAGLNVITFSTKFYKNSHVIAKRVIDIIGSIFGLMICGLVSIVLVPAIRKDGGPAIFAQTRIGKNGRHFTFYKFRSMCIDAEDKKRELLEQNTMQGGMFKMDNDPRITKIGRFIRKTSLDELPQFWNVLKGDMSLVGTRPPTVDEYETYTPEQKRRLSFKPGITGLWQVSGRSEIKNFDEVVKLDVAYIDDWTIWKDIEILLKTVKVVFMRDGAK from the coding sequence ATGGAAGAGAAAGGGATAAAAATATCTCTGGCAGTAATCCAGAGTTTTATAGTAGTGTTACTGGGGTATTCTCTTAGTTTTGTTAAAGAGACAGATATTCTTTCAACAACAATGATTGTCCTATATATTCTCCACTACATAGTATTTTATTTTAGCGATTACGGTCAAGATTTTTTTAGACGAGGGAATTTGATTGAATTTGTTTGCTTGGCAAAATATATCATTTTCTTTGCGTTGGCAATTAGTCTTTCTAATTTCTTTTTAGAAGAACGCTTTAGCATATCTAGACGAGGCATGGTGTATTTTTTAACCTTACACTCTATTCTTATGTATCTAGTCAATATTTGTATCAAGTATTATTCGAAACGGATATTTCCTAATTTGAAATGGAGTAAAAAACTATTCTTGATTACAGCAACATCTAGAGTTGAGAAAGTGATGGATAAATTACTTGATGCTGGTGATTTCTTTGGAGAACTGGTGGCTGTTAGTGTATTAGATAAACCTAATTTCCAACATGATATTATTACAGTCGTACCAGTCGAAGATATTTTGAATTTTGCAACTCACGAAGTTGTGGACGAAGTGTTTATCAATCTTCCTAGTGAAGAATATGATATTGGTGAATTTATTTCTCGTTTTGAAACGATGGGAATTGATGTAACGGTTAATCTAAATGCTTTTGACCATAATCTAGGGCGTGACAAGAAAATCCGTGGGATGGCTGGTCTAAATGTCATTACTTTTTCGACGAAATTTTATAAAAATAGTCATGTCATTGCTAAGCGTGTCATAGATATTATTGGTTCTATTTTTGGTTTAATGATTTGTGGCTTAGTCAGCATAGTTCTAGTGCCAGCTATTCGAAAAGATGGTGGACCTGCTATTTTTGCCCAGACTCGTATAGGAAAAAACGGCCGACATTTTACTTTTTATAAATTTAGATCAATGTGTATTGATGCTGAGGATAAAAAGAGAGAATTGCTGGAGCAAAATACTATGCAGGGTGGTATGTTTAAGATGGACAATGATCCTCGCATTACAAAAATTGGTCGCTTTATCCGTAAAACTAGCTTGGATGAACTTCCTCAGTTTTGGAATGTTTTGAAAGGGGATATGAGTCTAGTTGGAACAAGACCGCCAACAGTTGATGAATATGAGACATACACACCTGAACAAAAACGTCGATTGAGTTTTAAACCGGGTATCACTGGACTTTGGCAAGTTAGTGGTAGAAGTGAGATTAAGAATTTTGATGAAGTCGTTAAATTAGATGTCGCTTATATAGACGATTGGACAATTTGGAAAGATATTGAAATTCTACTAAAAACAGTTAAAGTTGTATTTATGAGAGATGGAGCGAAGTGA
- a CDS encoding tyrosine-protein kinase — MPTLEIAQKKLDLAKKAEEYYNALRTNIQLSGNNLQVISITSVKPGEGKSTTSTNIAWAFARAGYKTLLVDADIRNSVMSGVFKSREKITGLTEFLSGTTDLSNGLCDTNVENLFVVQAGSISPNPTALLQSENFSTMIDTLRKYFDYIIVDTAPIGIVIDAAIITQKCDASVLVTAAGEANRKDVQKAKGQLEQTNKPFLGVVLNKFNTSAEKYGSYGEYGSYGKK, encoded by the coding sequence ATGCCGACATTAGAAATAGCACAGAAAAAATTAGATCTGGCCAAAAAAGCGGAAGAATACTATAATGCCTTGCGTACGAATATACAATTGAGTGGAAATAATTTACAAGTAATTTCTATCACCTCTGTAAAACCGGGTGAAGGAAAGTCAACGACTTCTACAAATATTGCTTGGGCATTCGCGCGTGCAGGTTATAAGACCTTGTTAGTAGATGCTGATATTCGGAATTCTGTCATGTCAGGTGTCTTCAAATCGCGTGAAAAAATCACGGGGTTGACAGAATTTTTATCTGGGACAACAGATCTATCTAATGGTCTATGTGATACCAATGTTGAAAATCTATTTGTGGTTCAAGCTGGGTCTATCTCACCAAACCCAACTGCTTTATTGCAAAGTGAGAACTTTAGTACTATGATTGATACACTTCGCAAATATTTTGATTATATTATTGTAGATACAGCGCCTATTGGTATCGTTATCGACGCAGCTATTATCACACAAAAATGTGATGCATCTGTTTTAGTTACTGCGGCAGGGGAGGCTAACAGAAAGGATGTTCAGAAGGCTAAAGGTCAATTGGAACAAACGAATAAACCATTCTTAGGAGTTGTATTAAATAAATTCAATACTTCAGCTGAGAAATATGGTTCTTACGGTGAGTATGGTTCTTACGGTAAAAAATAA
- the cpsC gene encoding capsular polysaccharide biosynthesis protein CpsC, which produces MKEQNTMEIDVFHLFKILWKRKILVALVAIVAGALAFAYSAFIVKPEFTSTTRIYVVNRNQGDKPGLTNQDLQAGSYLVKDYREIILSQDVLEKVTSDLKLDLSPKALASKVKVTVPVDTRIVSISVNDRVPEEASRIANSLREVAAEKIISITRVSDVTTLEEARPAIAPSSPNIRRNTIIGLLGGTVFMVIAVLIVELVDTRVKRPEDIEDVMQIALLGVVPNLDKLK; this is translated from the coding sequence ATGAAAGAACAAAATACTATGGAAATCGATGTATTTCACCTATTTAAAATTCTTTGGAAAAGAAAAATTCTAGTTGCATTGGTAGCAATTGTAGCTGGAGCTTTAGCTTTTGCTTATAGTGCTTTTATCGTCAAACCGGAGTTCACTAGTACTACACGGATTTATGTAGTCAACCGTAATCAGGGAGATAAGCCTGGTTTGACAAACCAAGACTTGCAAGCTGGATCATACTTGGTTAAAGACTATCGTGAAATTATTTTGTCTCAAGATGTTTTAGAAAAAGTTACATCTGATTTGAAATTAGATCTGTCACCAAAAGCTTTGGCTAGTAAAGTCAAGGTAACTGTACCAGTCGATACCCGTATCGTTTCTATTTCAGTTAATGATAGGGTCCCTGAGGAAGCTAGTCGTATTGCTAACTCATTGAGAGAAGTAGCAGCTGAAAAGATTATCAGTATCACACGCGTTTCTGATGTCACAACACTTGAAGAAGCTCGTCCCGCTATAGCACCATCTTCTCCAAATATTCGTAGAAATACAATTATTGGACTACTTGGAGGAACAGTATTTATGGTTATCGCTGTTCTTATTGTTGAACTGGTTGATACACGAGTGAAACGTCCAGAGGATATTGAAGATGTTATGCAAATCGCATTATTGGGAGTTGTTCCTAATTTGGATAAATTGAAATAG
- the cps4B gene encoding capsular polysaccharide biosynthesis protein Cps4B produces the protein MIDIHSHIVFDVDDGPKSIEDSKALLREAYNQGVRMIVSTSHRRKGMFETPEEKIATNFLKVREIAKEVADDLVIAYGAEIYYTPDVLEKLENKRIPTLNDSRYALIEFSMNTPYRDIHRGLSNVLMLGITPVIAHIERYDALENNEKRVRELIDMGCYTQVNSSHVLKPKLFGETYKFMKKRAQYFLERDLVHVIASDMHNLDSRPPYMEEAYHIISKKYGRAKAEELFVENPRKIIMDQII, from the coding sequence ATGATTGATATCCACTCTCACATTGTCTTTGATGTAGATGATGGGCCAAAGTCTATAGAAGATAGTAAAGCCCTTTTAAGAGAAGCATATAATCAAGGGGTTAGGATGATTGTTTCGACTTCCCATCGTCGAAAAGGGATGTTTGAGACTCCAGAAGAAAAAATAGCGACGAATTTTTTAAAGGTTCGTGAGATTGCTAAAGAAGTGGCAGATGATTTGGTCATTGCTTACGGAGCAGAGATATACTATACTCCAGATGTTCTAGAAAAACTTGAAAACAAGCGTATTCCTACTCTTAATGATAGTCGTTATGCTTTGATTGAATTTAGTATGAATACACCCTATCGCGATATTCATAGAGGGTTAAGCAATGTTTTGATGTTAGGGATTACCCCGGTGATTGCTCATATTGAACGTTATGATGCGTTGGAAAACAATGAAAAACGTGTTAGGGAACTGATTGATATGGGCTGCTATACGCAAGTAAATAGTTCTCATGTTCTAAAACCTAAGCTCTTTGGTGAAACCTATAAATTTATGAAAAAGAGAGCCCAATATTTTTTGGAGAGAGACTTGGTTCATGTCATTGCAAGTGATATGCATAACTTAGATAGTAGACCCCCCTATATGGAGGAGGCTTATCATATTATTTCTAAAAAGTATGGTAGAGCCAAGGCGGAAGAGCTATTTGTAGAGAACCCTAGGAAAATTATAATGGATCAAATAATTTAG